The Larus michahellis chromosome 9, bLarMic1.1, whole genome shotgun sequence genome contains the following window.
ggTAACTTAGAAGAGAAATGCCTGATAGACCTTCTATTTCTCTTGCTGGATAAAAATAACTTGGAACCTGATTTGCAGTGGCCGTGGATAATCAGTGAAAATATACAGCATTTTCTGGAATATTGAATGTTCTCATAATGAAGATCTCTCTTCTGCAGCAGATGTATAAGGACGTACTGGTAGGCATTCCACTAGCAAAGGAAAGCCATCATTATACCTCTTTACTTAATCTGTGTATTGAGCAGTCACTAGAAAGAGATGAATCATGTAATGGGATGCATCTGCTGTCTACTAATGGTGGTATTAGGAGCCATCAGGACACTGATACGTCAGATGCGGTTGTCCCTACAACAGATGATATATCAAATAGCTTTGCAAACATGAACCCCTCATTCTGTCCACGAGAAGTGATGCTGCTTCAATTAACCTTGATCAAGATGATGGTTGCTAAAGCAGAGTCCCAGGAAATTGAATTCAATATGAGACAGAAGTACAGTGAAATCTTTGTCCTTCTTCTGAAGGAGGCAAAAATTGACTCAAAATTGGTAAGCTTTTATAAACTTCTGAAAGATTTTTGCAAAAGGAggggtgtggaaaaaaaaaggaacatgccttagatactttttctttctatgtgTCTACAGATTTGTCTGCTTGGTAGTTATGATCGGCTGTTATCTCACATGGCTTCAAAAAGTTTAGCATCTCTAGTGTATTTCCAGCTGAAGGAAGAGGTAAGTATGGCATAACTTTTCACAGCttaaaaaatgactttttgaGTATGTGCCTTCAAGTTGTTCTATTTAACTCCAGAGACAACCTTTTATAGTGTTTATACGTCACAAAAGCAGTCACTATATGACTACTGTAAAATCTAAAAGTATTTCCAAAGAGGTTAATCTCCTAAGTAGACTCACAGAGTAAGATCAGAACTGCTCCTTTCCTCCATCTGTTGCCTGCGCGTCTACTCTGCTCCATCCAGCCTTCTGAAAGGCACATCTCCAGTCTGCTGATGGTTCAGCATACAGACTGTTAGTCCCCTCAAAATGCCACGCTGTTTTGTTGAAGTTTGTTTAGCTCCAGTGTCAGGAACAATGTGAAGGTTGCACAAGGCAATACTATGTGATGTCTTACGGGGCTTTTGGTTGTAAGTGATGGATAGGAAAAACATGTAATAAATATTCCAAAAGAGTATTTCAAGTGTGTTTGGAGGGGTATAGAGAGAAAGGAGATAGATGTGCAACAGAAGTTTGTAATGAGAGGTGGAATGTCTTTCTATATAAAAATCTGGAGTTTTATGAAACTGTTTAAAGGTAAAATGTGTCTAGAtgacaagaaatattttctttaaggttGTAAGACAAGTGTTTCAAAAACTCAATAATCTACACTATCAATATTTTTCCAGTTATGTGATATCTGTTAGGTGATGCAGTAGATAAAAATAGGTAATAACCTATTGAAAGTTAATcaaatgcttttctgtattttcttctttcaatatTCCAGTTACTCgagttgttgtttttcttttacttgctgTATATTGTAGCCTCCATGGTAGCATCTCTGAGCATGAGAAATATGTTTGTAATATTTCTTGCAAAGTTGTCTGGGTATTATGAATTCAGGTATTGTCTGTCTATAGTACATGGCATTAGGaggtttggtttttcctttccgGACAATACAGATAACTTCTATTGCATGTGTATGTGATTTCACGTTTGTAAATACAGGCCTATGTACTTAAAAGGCTCTGGACAGATATATTGTTTCTACCTGTGTTTTGTCTATGCCTACATTTGAGTCTTTTAAATGTACAATTTTAAATCATTGTATTATGGTTTAATTTGCATAGCAATTGTAAAGCATACGTGATTGTTTTTTTGAACTAATTTTCTTAGAACGCATTAAATGTCACCTGGCTCACCTTTAGTTTGAAGACTCTCTCAGGATTCCCTGTGAATACCCAGGTGGCAGAATGTCTGTGGACTCTTGCAACTGTTATCAAGGTCATACTGAAAGATAAAGTTTTACCCAAAGCAGGTATTGTAGCAATGTTATGATGGTATCGATACACGTGTGCCCACTAGGGGGAGGAATGTTACTTGTAATCTCATCTAGGTTACATCTAGCCTGTCTAAAAACCACTATTTTTTCGTTATAAAATGGGTGACAAAGTACTGTTAAAAATGTAGTGGTTTAAACATGCTTAAAAACTGAGAATAGTCACAGCCACCTGTCTTCTGCTTACTTGTTGATTTAGCTGACTGTATTACACTCCAACTCCGTAACGTTCTTCTTGTTGCTGTAGGTATTTTGAAGAAGTTGTTGGCTCCTCTTGATGCTGTGCTTGAAGGATTTTATAATTCCATTCTGTTCCATCATTTTGACAGTCACCACTATACTTCACCGTATTCTGAAGCTGCAAACAATTTGATCAGTTTTATAGATCTGCTTGAAGCACTTCTGGCTTCCAGAATTGAATTGGAACTACCACTCAGATGCCAGAGagtattatttttgaaagtttcTTATGTCCTGAACCTCATTAGCTCATCAATTCACTATTTAATCAAGAAGAAGTTCATTATGCTCCTTAAAAAATGTGTCCTTTACAAGTCTAGAGAAGATGCCAGAAGTGGATCACTCCTCTTACAAAACCCATCTTTATGTGAGGATATGCTTGCACTGAGTGATGCTGTTCTGCAGGTTGTGAATTTGACTTGGCTTAATCAGATCCCGCTCAGTGAAAAGGTCAGCTACTTTGGAGGCAGCGAAGCTGCTCCTGGGGGTGATACTCAAGGTGGTTCTGACCAAACTGTTCTTAGAGCCTTAAGTCTGGTTGTGCTTAAAGCACTGGAATTC
Protein-coding sequences here:
- the LINS1 gene encoding protein Lines homolog 1 isoform X2 translates to MKISLLQQMYKDVLVGIPLAKESHHYTSLLNLCIEQSLERDESCNGMHLLSTNGGIRSHQDTDTSDAVVPTTDDISNSFANMNPSFCPREVMLLQLTLIKMMVAKAESQEIEFNMRQKYSEIFVLLLKEAKIDSKLICLLGSYDRLLSHMASKSLASLVYFQLKEETLSGFPVNTQVAECLWTLATVIKVILKDKVLPKAGILKKLLAPLDAVLEGFYNSILFHHFDSHHYTSPYSEAANNLISFIDLLEALLASRIELELPLRCQRVLFLKVSYVLNLISSSIHYLIKKKFIMLLKKCVLYKSREDARSGSLLLQNPSLCEDMLALSDAVLQVVNLTWLNQIPLSEKVSYFGGSEAAPGGDTQGGSDQTVLRALSLVVLKALEFKFQNSATEPENKGYFQSSMSQLLIFWRSHLKSSPQSHPVVHHCEWLSLIFIEQDDDMWEAAKALLLIYLKFDRLWHDAADTLSQKGEETWNCLTHASGYNPHCIFLFFLEKIAFDSTVLLDFLISSETCFLEYLVRYLKLLRKDWQQFVDVCNLFDTKHGTFQSISSVKSLHQEKQSYMTDESLQNACCEQEPQTSVSLASSHNYFVFTTEQGDNEVAESNQSNSLICTDSTSLLGSLQSLVNYDSSDDSELESDGKECLVNTKQVPLNNESKTRIRETGCTYTDDKWNIHKSEMLPLKQKGSNNSSCLTCMASSDDIIPVRIMFYKSTKCLEELQKAISRLQRRNLFPYNPSALLKLLSHIGKISENMNPQYPKKCTSDYFFN
- the LINS1 gene encoding protein Lines homolog 1 isoform X1 yields the protein MKISLLQQMYKDVLVGIPLAKESHHYTSLLNLCIEQSLERDESCNGMHLLSTNGGIRSHQDTDTSDAVVPTTDDISNSFANMNPSFCPREVMLLQLTLIKMMVAKAESQEIEFNMRQKYSEIFVLLLKEAKIDSKLICLLGSYDRLLSHMASKSLASLVYFQLKEENALNVTWLTFSLKTLSGFPVNTQVAECLWTLATVIKVILKDKVLPKAGILKKLLAPLDAVLEGFYNSILFHHFDSHHYTSPYSEAANNLISFIDLLEALLASRIELELPLRCQRVLFLKVSYVLNLISSSIHYLIKKKFIMLLKKCVLYKSREDARSGSLLLQNPSLCEDMLALSDAVLQVVNLTWLNQIPLSEKVSYFGGSEAAPGGDTQGGSDQTVLRALSLVVLKALEFKFQNSATEPENKGYFQSSMSQLLIFWRSHLKSSPQSHPVVHHCEWLSLIFIEQDDDMWEAAKALLLIYLKFDRLWHDAADTLSQKGEETWNCLTHASGYNPHCIFLFFLEKIAFDSTVLLDFLISSETCFLEYLVRYLKLLRKDWQQFVDVCNLFDTKHGTFQSISSVKSLHQEKQSYMTDESLQNACCEQEPQTSVSLASSHNYFVFTTEQGDNEVAESNQSNSLICTDSTSLLGSLQSLVNYDSSDDSELESDGKECLVNTKQVPLNNESKTRIRETGCTYTDDKWNIHKSEMLPLKQKGSNNSSCLTCMASSDDIIPVRIMFYKSTKCLEELQKAISRLQRRNLFPYNPSALLKLLSHIGKISENMNPQYPKKCTSDYFFN